Proteins co-encoded in one Kineosporia corallincola genomic window:
- a CDS encoding RNA polymerase-binding protein RbpA, which yields MGERSMRGTRLGASSLESESGIQPAARQDITYHCKNGHSIVVPMAMEAEVPSLWECRCGEFALREDAERPEPKATKPARTHWDMLMERRTTAELETLLEERLALLRSGRFAGRRSA from the coding sequence ATGGGTGAGCGGAGCATGCGCGGGACGCGCCTTGGAGCCTCGAGCCTGGAGAGCGAGTCGGGTATTCAGCCGGCCGCCCGCCAGGACATCACATACCACTGCAAGAACGGGCATTCCATCGTCGTTCCGATGGCGATGGAGGCCGAGGTGCCCTCGCTCTGGGAGTGCCGCTGTGGCGAGTTCGCACTGCGCGAAGACGCCGAGCGCCCGGAGCCGAAGGCCACCAAGCCGGCCCGCACGCACTGGGACATGCTGATGGAACGTCGCACCACGGCCGAACTGGAAACGCTTCTGGAAGAACGGCTGGCGCTGCTGCGTTCCGGCCGGTTCGCAGGACGCCGTTCGGCATAG